Proteins from a single region of Hermetia illucens chromosome 3, iHerIll2.2.curated.20191125, whole genome shotgun sequence:
- the LOC119653056 gene encoding probable chitinase 2, translated as MLIKSVFIILLVGLFCQTSYAKDNCPTRKPVICYWASWAVYRPGQGAHKIENIDPSYCTHIIYTFAGIDMDGKLTSLDNHNDIVNGGYKKIVALKESNPCLKVMLAIGGWNEGSEKYSLLAETEESRKKFAEDVSRLMINYGFDGFDVDWEYPTQRGGIPADKENFVALLRALKERLKPRNRILSIAVSASVAVSKQAYDIEAICREIDFVSLMGYDMQATNATSIHSPLKLESSDPDDRETLDQIVYYYKSQGCPTQKIILGVPAYGRSFTLQNPQNNHVGAAVLGVGREGTFTREAGFLGYNEICDLKRTRSDWRNEYLERNAAVYGSINKLWVSYDDPKTIVAKAQYVLEENLGGMMIWSIDTDDFKGRCGQSAYPLLQAINKGLGNQLPSSFSHVDF; from the exons ATGTTAATTAAAAGTGTTTTCATTATTTTACTCGTTGGATTATTTTGCCAAACCTCCTATGCTAAGGACAATTGCCCAA CCCGTAAACCCGTTATATGTTACTGGGCTAGTTGGGCCGTTTATCGTCCGGGTCAAGGAGCGCATAAAATCGAAAATATAGACCCGAGTTACTGCACGCACATAATTTACACTTTCGCCGGAATTGATATGGATGGAAAGCTCACAAGCTTGGACAATCACAATGATATAGTGAATG GGGGTTATAAGAAAATCGTTGCTTTGAAAGAATCGAACCCATGTCTGAAAGTAATGTTGGCTATCGGTGGCTGGAACGAGGGATCGGAGAAATATTCATTG ttgGCCGAAACAGAGGAAAGTCGCAAGAAGTTCGCTGAAGATGTTAGTCGTCTAATGATTAATTACGGTTTTGATGGTTTCGACGTAGACTGGGAATATCCTACTCAAAGAGGTGGAATACCAGCCGATAAAGAAAACTTCGTGGCCTTACTTCGTGCACTCAAGGAGCGTTTGAAACCAAGAAATCGAATTCTCAGCATTGCAGTTTCTGCATCTGTTGCTGTCTCGAAACAAGCCTACGATATCGAAGCCATATGTAGAGAAATAGATTTTGTGTCCTTGATGGGATACGACATGCAAGCTACTAATGCAACAAGCATTCATTCACCGCTAAAACTGGAAAGTTCTGATCCAGACGACCGGGAAACTTTGGACCAAATTGTTTACTATTACAAATCCCAAGGATGCCCCACACAGAAAATAATTCTAGGCGTCCCCGCTTATGGTCGGAGTTTTACTCTGCAGAATCCTCAAAATAATCATGTCGGGGCTGCAGTTTTGGGAGTTGGACGTGAAGGGACATTTACTCGTGAAGCAGGATTTTTGGGCTACAATGAGATTTGTGATCTGAAACGGACCCGATCAGATTGGCGTAATGAATATCTTGAACGGAATGCAGCTGTTTATGGGTCAATTAACAAGCTCTGGGTCAGCTATGATGACCCGAAAACTATAGTGGCAAAGGCTCAATATGTTTTAGAGGAAAATCTTGGCGGAATGATGATATGGTCCATAGATACTGATGATTTTAAAGGAAGGTGCGGTCAAAGTGCATATCCTTTATTGCAGGCTATAAACAAAGGTTTGGGTAACCAGTTGCCGAGCAGTTTTAGCCACGTTGATTTCTGA